From Micromonas commoda chromosome 15, complete sequence, one genomic window encodes:
- a CDS encoding predicted protein: MAAPEAPDPGRPLPNPGTTFFHVFFKVTSLLYFFTCTWWSTHYAIQFVGTIVLCAFDFWWTKNVSGRFMVGMRYWQMIDENNKEEWRFEHRDAEGMARVHPAESKIFWYALYGTPPAWFLLLFMELARFNLDYAMMCGISLSMCSFNAYGYTKCSKDAQAAISTFATRTLLSSVVHALV; this comes from the coding sequence aTGGCGGCCCCGGAGGCTCCGGACCCCGGGAGGCCCCTGCCCAATCCCGGCACCACCTTCTTCCACGTCTTCTTCAAGGTGACGTCCTTGCTCTACTTCTTCACGTGCACGTGGTGGTCCACGCACTACGCCATACAGTTCGTCGGGACGATCGTGCTGTGCGCGTTCGACTTTTGGTGGACCAAGAACGTCAGCGGACGGTTCATGGTCGGGATGCGGTACTGGCAAATGATCGACGAGAACAACAAGGAGGAGTGGAGGTTCGAACacagggacgcggaggggATGGCGCGGGTGCACCCCGCCGAGAGCAAGATCTTCTGGTACGCGCTCTACGGCACTCCGCCCGCGTGGTTCCTCCTGCTCTTCATGGAGCTCGCGAGGTTCAACCTGGATTACGCGATGATGTGTGGAATCTCGCTGTCGATGTGCTCGTTCAACGCGTACGGGTACACCAAGTGCAGCAAAGACGCGCAGGCGGCCATCAGCACCTTCGCCACCAGGACGTTACTCAGCagcgtcgtccacgccctGGTGTGA
- a CDS encoding predicted protein produces the protein MGRTSQDGGDGGDGDTGDRRSRGGRRGRGRGGRGRARDGGDGGEASRASVDAVPNAAAAAPPGAPFGALRATSTPFIPRSVTVPNRGIAPPGAPAAAPLAPATKHRASRHRQRQRPKREGGAEGDAPTPADDPRARDDGAAAGEEAGSTGGKDEDEGEGEGEGKGKGKGKGKGTGGKPDGWWQDISTCDPITLEPLADLNHPPFELRAKPNPASPAVSHLFDPTCLAEWVTGSKTFENPLTRAPMDATDCRRLDNHLRRCRLPKFAVHDAFVAAAHERRVAEEQRAARANESVEAATARREREASELAASLFMSIRARERRSGNGRRGRDRDVGVDLDAEGHRRRRGDAFTADGAFAMVDDDEGMRGRRLGRRQMPETERWVWEDGSHLLYDEGDDRDGVRTRDDFPALGGVGGAAVVAGVPEAEASFPSLSGNSGGWAATAARARSLPPPPSRPPVAPRVQSLPNRSSTHTDVAPSTNTTDATDDDDGSMAKLASEEDRAAREERRKKLADAFGVADPDSRPSSFAASSASFFAPDVLATARSNPDAVDAMESALERLVLAGADGQHSCTPRRVRLDPMPRRLRAVAHALAATYGATSCSYGDEPRRRVDYFRSENTQFPSVRLSDALRAVAEGGTDGGGSVVGGLVGVHADAARGNSRSLGPAPDSVWFPGYTEHHSRGRWSRLEVRFTDFNDVHVALAAVREFTERGECACELVARATGASEGALGGSGRWSEGMDLVVHFWKRSRYESAVGKLGGGIRGRFRATHACEVGPDPDPDDDESTRGDGKMSDKLDATREALRAKAKEISGGRVGPSVPGAFGNPNKRRETPMAADPWADDSVEEWNGLLDDVD, from the coding sequence ATGGGAAGGACGTCgcaggacggcggcgatggcggcgatggcgataCGGGCGaccggcgttcgcgcgggggccgccgcggtcgcggccggggcggacgcggtcgagcCAGGGatgggggcgacggcggcgaggcgtctcgggcgagcgtcgacgcggtgcccaacgccgccgccgccgctcctccCGGCGCTCCTTTCGGCGCGCTTCGAGCGACGAGCACGCCGTTCATCCCGCGGTCCGTCACCGTCCCGAACCGCGGGATCGCACCGCCgggcgcacccgccgccgcacctctcgcgccggcgacgaagcATCGGGCGTCGCGGCATCGGCAGCGGCAACGGCCgaagcgcgagggcggcgccgaaggggacgcgccgacgccagccgacgatccgcgcgcccgcgacgacggcgccgcggccggagAGGAGGCTGGATCCACCGGCGgcaaggacgaggacgagggcgagggcgagggcgagggcaagGGCAAGGGCAAGGGCAAGGGCAAGGGCACGGGCGGTAAGCCCGACGGATGGTGGCAAGACATCTCGACGTGCGATCCGATCACGCTCGAGCCCCTCGCGGATCTCAACCACCCGCCGTTCGAGCTGCGCGCCAAACCCAACCCCGCGTCACCAGCGGTGTCGCACCTCTTCGACCCGACGTGCCTCGCCGAGTGGGTGACGGGCAGCAAGACGTTCGAGAACCCGctgacgagggcgccgatggacgcgacCGATTGCCGACGCCTGGACAACCACCTTCGACGTTGCCGCCTTCCCAAATTCGCGGTtcacgacgcgttcgtcgccgccgcgcacgagcgcaGGGTGGCGGAGGAAcaacgagcggcgcgggcgaacgagagcgtcgaggctgcgacggcgcgaagggaGCGGGAAGCttcggagctcgcggcgtcgttatTCATGTCCATTCGCGCCAGGGAGCGAAGGAGCGGAAAtggccggcggggacgggacagggacgtcggcgtggatctcgacgccgaggggcACAGACGaaggcgcggggacgcgttcaccgcggacggcgcgttcgcgatggtggacgacgacgaggggatGCGGGGCCGCCGTTTGGGCCGCCGACAAATGCCCGAGACGGAGCGGTGGGTGTGGGAGGACGGATCGCACCTTTTATacgacgagggtgacgaccgcgacggggttcgaacccgcgacgatttccccgcgctcgggggcgtcggcggtgcggcGGTCGTCGCAGGTGTtcccgaggcggaggcgtcgttCCCGTCCCTCAGCGGTAATAGCGGCGGTTGGGCGGCTAccgcggctcgggctcgatcgctcccgccgccgccgtcgcgtccccccgtcgccccgaggGTCCAATCGCTCCCAAATCGATCGTCCACACACACCGACGTCGCACCCAGCACGAACACgaccgacgcgaccgacgacgacgatggctcTATGGCGAAATtggcgtcggaggaggaccgAGCCGCTCGGGAAGAGCGACGCAAAAAACTCGCAGACGCGTTCGGAGTCGCCGACCCCGACTCACGTCCgtcctcgttcgcggcgtcctccgcgtccttcttcgcgcccgacgtgctcgcgaccgcgcgttcaaaccccgacgccgtcgacgccatggagAGCGCGCTGGAAAGGCTGGTGCTCGCGGGTGCGGACGGACAACACAGCTGTACACCTCGGAGGGTCCGTTTGGATCCGATGCCGCGGCGGTTACGAGCcgtggcgcacgcgctcgcggcgacgtacggAGCGACGTCCTGTTcctacggcgacgagccgagGCGCCGGGTGGATTACTTTAGGAGCGAAAACACGCAGTTTCCGAGCGTGCGGCTGTCCGACGCGCTCCGGGCGGTCGCCGAGGGGGGAACGGACGGTGGCGGATCTGTCGTCGGCGGATTGGTCGGCGttcacgcggacgcggcgaggggaaaCTCTCGGTCCCTCGGTCCCGCGCCCGACTCCGTGTGGTTCCCCGGGTACACCGAGCACCACTCCCGAGGGCGATGGTCGCGGCTGGAGGTGCGATTCACCGACTTTAACGACGTCCACGTGGCACTCGCCGCGGTCAGGGAGTTtacggagcgcggcgagtgcgCGTGCGAGCTGGTGGCGCgagccaccggcgcgtcggaggGCGCGCTGGGCGGATCGGGTCGGTGGAGCGAGGGCATGGACCTCGTGGTTCACTTCTGGAAACGTTCCAGATACGAATCAGCGGTCGGTAAGCTCGGTGGGGGTATACGCGGCAGGTTCagggcgacgcacgcgtgcGAGGTGGGCCCGGATcccgacccggacgacgacgaaagtACCCGGGGAGACGGGAAAATGTCGGACAAACTCGACGCCACGCGGGAGGCGTTGAGGGCCAAGGCGAAAGAAATcagcggcgggcgcgtcgggccgAGCGTCCCGGGGGCGTTCGGGAACCCGAATAAGCGGCGGGAGACTCCAATGGCGGCGGATCCGTGGGCGGACGATTCGGTGGAAGAGTGGAAcgggctcctcgacgacgtagACTGA
- a CDS encoding predicted protein — protein LPTIVLPHGGPHANCPAAYVTSVAYLASLGYAVCYCNYRGSTGYGDAPLQSLVGGAAGRADVDDCVAVAERAVADGVADPKRLCAVGGSHGGFLAAHLVGQRPDVFRCAVLRNPVTDIAAMVPLTDIPDWCFVETLGREAYSDLPSTEALIAMREASPVRYVNEVAKHDRPVLMLLGGVDLRVPPTNGLRYAAALREAGGRCEVRMFPEDSHGLLNPRTEFESFVTVAGFL, from the coding sequence CTCCCGACGATCGTGTTACCCCACGGCGGCCCGCACGCCAACTGCCCGGCGGCGTACGTAACCTCGGTCGCGTATCTCGCGTCCTTGGGGTACGCGGTGTGCTACTGCAACTACCGGGGGAGCACCGGGTACGGGGACGCGCCGTTGCAGAGCTTggtcgggggcgccgccgggcgcgcggacgtggacgactgcgtcgccgtcgccgaacgcgccgtggcggacggcgtcgcggatccCAAGCGACTGTGCGCCGTGGGCGGGAGCCACGGAgggttcctcgccgcgcatcTCGTGGGCCAGCGACCGGACGTGTTCCGATGCGCGGTGCTTCGCAACCCGGTGACggacatcgcggcgatggtgcCTTTGACGGACATCCCCGACTGGTGCTTCGTGGAGACCTTGGGGAGGGAGGCGTACAGCGATTTGCCCTCGACGGAGGCGCTTATCGCGATGCGAGAGGCATCCCCGGTGCGATACGTCAACGAAGTGGCCAAGCACGATCGGCCGGTTTTGATGTTACTCGGCGGGGTGGATCTGCGGGTACCGCCCACGAACGGCTTGcggtacgcggcggcgctgagggaggcgGGCGGGAGGTGCGAGGTGCGGATGTTCCCCGAGGATTCGCACGGTCTGCTGAACCCCCGGACGGAGTTCGAGTCGttcgtcaccgtcgcgggctTCCTGA
- a CDS encoding predicted protein, which yields MPTDSPSTPSQGRREVAMGLIRLVRELTDFPIHKHAAHVIRKVSHHPVTGVWRAEGWKTGEQHRFRLQIRRVLGTNVDINRLFERLQPARWTGDDIADAFWTFFLRNVYGATAFPDVVDVKRELLVKKTTLTQHAGARSASATGARGKNTEPYVLSDVFFHRRGLSRDAFVRALEACVKHPDTTFPGWLAAAGWDDVTTGPRDPAEYLLPEDPPPSKEPSSKEPSLKETGDEKIVRHVGRGKKRGRGDEATHAGEVSETDGASGATDATRVSARVARRGKIKTVDKNGRRSLGSLADDDDDDADDARSAPGRRARPDDAPTVTSDGTRNGAGKGTRTAADEDGQSRRRLVVAAASLAAATQLGDVESVAAALKTLVTHASPTTALAAFDAATDVGDRYFASLAADVFAEYNRDLMADDGDLTCTESVFDDDASVFDEGDVMTSRVRTLEAPPVEDAGIERLCSIPEDAETDLLGDLLAASPRY from the coding sequence ATGCCGACCGACTCCCCGAGCACCCCGTCccaggggcggcgcgaggtggcCATGGGTCTCATccggctcgtccgcgagctcacCGACTTTCCCATCCACAAacacgccgcgcacgtcatTCGGAAGGTGAGCCACCATCCGGTGACCGGCGTgtggcgcgcggaggggtGGAAGACGGGCGAGCAGCACAGGTTCCGCCTCCAGATTCGCAGAGTGCTCGGCACGAACGTGGACATCAACCGGCTGTTCGAGCGCCTCCaacccgcgcgatggaccggcgacgacatcgccgacgcgttctgGACCTTCTTCCTCCGCAACGTCTACGGCGCGACCGCCTttcccgacgtcgtcgacgtaaagcgcgagctcctcgtcaaGAAAACCACCCTCACGCAACACGCCGGCGCacgctccgcctccgcgacgggcgcccgcgggaaAAACACCGAACCGTACGTCCTCAGCGACGTCTtcttccaccgccgcggtctgAGCCGCGACGCCTTCGTGCGTGCCCTCGAGGCGTGCGTGAAGCACCCGGATACGACCTTCCCGGGctggctcgcggcggcgggttgggACGACGTGACGACGGGAccgcgcgacccggcggAGTACCTACTCCCGGAGGACCCACCCCCCTCGAAAGAACCCTCCTCGAAAGAACCCTCTCTCAAAGAGACGGGCGATGAGAAGATCGTCCGCCACGTCGGACGCGGAAAgaagcgcgggcgcggggacgaggccACGCACGCCGGGGAGGTCAGCGAGACagacggcgcgtcgggggcgacggacgcgacgcgcgtgagcgcccgcgtcgcgagacGGGGAAAAATAAAAACGGTCGATAAAAACGGTCGTCGGTCGCTCGGGTctctcgcggacgacgacgacgacgacgccgacgacgcgcgcagcgccccggggcgtcgcgcacgtcccgacgacgccccgaccGTCACATCCGATGGGACGCGAAACGGCGCGGGGAAAGggacgcgaaccgccgcggacgaagaCGGACAAAGTCGAAGacgactcgtcgtcgccgccgcttctctcgcggcggcgacgcagctcggcgacgtcgaatccgtcgccgccgcccttaAAACGCTCGTaacgcacgcgtcgcccaccaccgcactcgcggcgttcgacgcggcgaccgacgTGGGCGACCGTTacttcgcgtcgctcgcggcggacgtgtTCGCGGAATACAACCGCGATTTGAtggccgacgacggcgatttGACGTGTACCGAGTCGGTgtttgacgacgacgcgtccgtgtTTGACGAGGGGGATGTCATGACGTCGAGGGTTCGAACCCTGGAGGCACCGCCGGTGGAGGACGCGGGGATCGAGAGGCTGTGCAGCATAcccgaggatgccgagaccgacctgctcggcgacctcctcgccgcgtcgccccgttATTAG
- a CDS encoding histone H2A (Histone H2A, core histone required for chromatin assembly and chromosome function. ChromDB ID: HTA20102): MSGRGKGKSGKKAVSRSAKAGLQFPVGRIARYLKAGKYATRVGAGAPVYLAAVLEYLAAEVLELAGNASRDNKKTRIVPRHIQLAIRNDEELSKLLGTVTIASGGVLPNIHSVLLPKKGKKSGSASQEY; the protein is encoded by the coding sequence ATGTCTGGTCGTGGTAAGGGCAAGTCCGGCAAGAAGGCCGTGTCCCGCTCCGCCAAGGCGGGCCTTCAGTTCCCCGTCGGCCGCATCGCGCGCTACCTCAAGGCTGGCAAGTACGccacccgcgtcggtgccggTGCCCCCGtgtacctcgccgcggtcctcgagtacctcgccgctgaggttctcgagctcgccggcaACGCCTCCCGCGACAACAAGAAGACCCGCATCGTGCCCCGCCACATCCAGCTGGCGATCCGCAACGATGAGGAGCTCTCCAAGCTCCTCGGCACCGTCACCATCGCCTCCGGTGGCGTCCTCCCCAACATCCACTCCGTGCTCCTCCCcaagaagggcaagaagTCCGGCTCCGCCTCCCAGGAGTACTAA
- a CDS encoding predicted protein: MPNLVHHVHGKKRVRVARTWREGSMHHFVEWNVEVVIESAMAHAYKTPSNEGMTTTDTTKNQCYVVAKAMQKRCSPEEYALALGKQFVDSYPLISAVEVRVEQAPWRRTRVHGADHDHGYTFTAPCLRVCAAVVSRTKPPAVRSGMRHLRVLKTTQSGYEGFLVDKHTALKDTRERIFATAVDVDWTWSKPPGCYDNAYTAVYDALAENFFGPPRGGVYSPSVQYTLYQMGSAAVERVDGLEQITLTAPNLHFVPANPPGAAPFADDVYVATSEPHGQISCTVSAKHGFAPLAKL, from the coding sequence ATGCCGAACCTGGTGCACCACGTGCACGGCAAgaagcgcgtgcgcgtcgcccgcaCGTGGCGCGAGGGTTCCATGCACCACTTCGTCGAGTGGAACGTCGAGGTCGTCATCGAGTCCGCCATGGCGCACGCGTACAAGACCCCGTCCAACGAGGGCATGACCACCACCGACACCACCAAGAACCAGTGCTACGTGGTGGCGAAGGCGATGCAGAAGCGGTGCTCGCCGGAGGAGtacgcgctggcgctgggcAAGCAGTTCGTTGACTCGTACCCGCTGATATCCGCGGTGGAGGTGCGCGTGGAGCAGGCGCCGTGGCGGCGCACCAGGGTCCACGGAGCCGATCACGATCACGGCTACACGTTCACCGCGCCGTGCCTTCGAgtgtgcgccgcggtggtctcgcggacgaagccgccggcggtgcGGAGCGGCATGAGACACCTCAGGGTGCTGAAGACCACGCAGAGTGGGTACGAGGGATTCCTGGTGGACAAGCACACCGCGTTGAAGGacacgcgcgagcgcatcttcgccaccgcggtggacgtcgacTGGACCTGGTCCAAGCCGCCGGGGTGCTACGACAACGCTTACACAGCTGTgtacgacgccctcgccgagaaCTTTTTCggccccccgcgcggcggggtgtaCTCGCCGAGCGTGCAGTACACGCTGTACCAGAtgggctccgccgcggtggagagggTGGACGGTTTGGAGCAGATCACGCTCACCGCGCCCAACTTGCACTTTGTTCCCGCCaacccgcccggcgccgcgccgttcgcggacgaTGTGTACGTCGCCACGTCGGAGCCGCACGGGCAGATCTCGTGCACGGTGAGCGCCAAGCACGGgttcgcgcccctcgccaaGCTGTGA
- a CDS encoding predicted protein, translating to MAPAADGAGRDRGWLNSTETTRPGDKTDELSRGVFLLRKAPAPRRFTARKSFKPVVPDETVEGMERRHEAYVSCWRAADAHVSRVLADANADAFRRLEAFVVDRFDERAAMRAANGGKTPQHLAQQIPAGLVLAGGVNSDDHEETFTKLTRHLRSKGCHAALLRSRDLKARGAGANSAFDADGNLAPAVARAMSLAANGGGGGGGGGGGGGLGVAVRCIFNQLRAGTRGVGEFDAKGSFRTSGRSVRHLRRWYQAVTVAEEDAAVGGAVRDEEAVDERDGDPGKEIGNPDPGKENDKRGAAAAAPAAPAAPAAPRALRERSVAVIGAAATLGSSRSAAAAAAAAAETQLAAADASGPLLPPRPVVVIVEDTESFDNRVLSDLLLALSDAGDALPVCVLLGVATSASMMHGIIPAAVAARLRVESFRLWSPRAIMTAVQERVLLDPGFVPAPSNASLETLVTRFAEHDFSLSAARRAMHLLALDHFMTRELSSMAMCMTAASLAAAATTEEEEEEEDGEKKENKENDADSASAKDGKEDAAYSVESRIAAVEKRAKTAARAAAAAAAAALASARAIAAETLTRDSITWARKNLRDFRTGEAWVGRSRVTGAGDTDDDDDDAAREEIASAVANAYGARRRWATALRCVAAAADAVGYRRDEGRLAGLLVDASSTRWLPNYDGRNDEDEGAAAGKTGEKKKTGEKKATTTTQGEKLLRLLCARLDAGTEECRMSDADICALALTWLELVSVDPAMYAAEAAFLKRTARLCDPATAPRELREMEDVRAAREDAKRSKTADADAAARAAANDGTRRPGGETVEKTVGVRAAFASPPSARRARRSSASAPAAAAAARDGEAFATPAPRPTEGGATRTPSTRARSSKKGRSVEPASAVEPAAADVEETVGKTIAGAGERASEDAADARGALEAVDDAPVPSVSRGDDGGGGGDGASDGADDDEVDPRARACSFLRRVALRHASEPPASLRARELFCIGDASVRYLRSKAQAAPRLCVEQAMDNPRGVLGCACCPMDGGPSETLPDTCCAYTLLQDMGDAANVHEWFREFCETNEPATGVPRGARTAAKGGRSGKGRGKKTSRVGAGAVSSLFSLAAPGDDGGNGDGDGDGDGDGDDGDDDDDKKEKGTFHLERSRLWELQARFTRAVAEIEFLGVGRPVKRRKVEYMQRTAFPLDKLLGGDD from the coding sequence atggcgcccgcggccgatGGGGCGGGACGCGACAGGGGATGGCTCAActcgacggagacgaccCGGCCGGGCGACAAGACCGACGAgctctcgcgcggcgtcttCCTCCTGAGGAAGGCTCCCGCCCCCAGGCGCTTCACCGCGCGCAAGTCCTTCAAGCCCGTCGTGCCCGACGAGACCGTGGAGGGGATGGAGCGCAGGCACGAGGCGTACGTCTCGTGCtggcgagcggcggacgcgcacgtcagccgggtcctcgccgacgccaacgccgacgccttccgCAGGCTCGAGGCGTTCGTGGTCGATCGcttcgacgagcgcgcggcgatgcgcgcggcgaacggcggcaAGACCCCGCAGCACCTCGCGCAGCAGATCCCGGCCGGACTggtgctcgcgggcggcgtcaaCTCGGACGATCACGAGGAGACGTTCACCAAGCTCACCAGGCACCTCCGCTCCAAGGGATGccacgccgcgctgctgcgatcgcgcgatctcaaggcgaggggcgcgggagccAACTCGGCtttcgacgccgacggaaacctcgcgcccgccgtggcgcgcgcgatgtcgcTCGCCGCAAacggaggcgggggcgggggcgggggcgggggcggcggggggctcggGGTGGCGGTGCGGTGCATCTTCAACCAGCTGCGAGCGGGGACGCGTGGGGTTGGAGAATTTGACGCGAAGGGATCGTTCCGTACCTCCGGGCGGAGCGTCCGGCACCTGCGCCGGTGGTACCAggccgtcaccgtcgccgaggaggacgccgcggttggcggcgcggtgagagacgaggaggcggtggacgagcggGACGGGGACCCGGGCAAAGAGATCGGGAACCCGGACCCGGGCAAAGAAAACGACAAACGGGGAGCAGCCGCCGCTgctcccgcggctcccgcggctcccgcggctcccAGGGCGCTCCGCGAACGGAGCGTCGCCGTGATcggtgccgccgcgacgctgggttcgtcgcgatcggcggcggcggcggcggcggcggcggcggagacacagctggcggcggcggacgcgtcgggccCTCTCCTCCCGCCCAGGCCGGTCGTGGTCATCGTCGAGGACACCGAGTCGTTCGACAACCGCGTCCTCTCGGACCTGCTCCTGGCGCTGtcggacgccggggacgcccTGCCGGTGTGCGTGCTGCTCGGCGTggccacgtccgcgtccatgaTGCACGGGatcatccccgccgccgtcgcggcgaggctccgGGTGGAATCCTTCCGGCTGTGGTCCCCTCGGGCGATCATGACGGCGGTGCAGGAGCGGGTTCTCCTCGACCCCGGgttcgtccccgcgccgagcaaCGCGTCGCTGGAGACTCTGGTCACGAGATTCGCCGAGCACGACTTCAgcctgagcgccgcgaggcgagcgaTGCACTTGCTCGCGCTGGACCACTTCATGACCCGAGAGCTGAGCTCGATGGCGATGTGTATGACGGCCGCATcattggcggcggcggcgacgacggaggaggaggaggaggaggaggacggggagaaGAAAGAGAACAAAGAGAATGATGCCGATTCCGCATCCGCGAAGGACGGCAAGGAAGACGCCGCATATAGCGTCGAgtcgcgcatcgccgccgtcgagaaAAGAGCGAAaaccgccgctcgcgccgccgccgccgccgccgccgccgccctcgccagcgcccgcgcgatcgccgccgagacccTGACGCGCGACTCCATCACGTGGGCGCGCAAGAACCTTCGCGACTTTCGCACCGGCGAGGCCTGGGTGGGGAGGAGTCGCGTCACGGGCGCCGGTgacacggacgacgacgacgacgacgccgcgcgggaagAGATTGCGTCGGCTGTGGCGAACGCGTacggggcgcgccgacggtgggcgacggcgctccgatgcgtcgccgccgccgccgacgccgtcggatataggcgcgacgagggaagGCTCGCGGGTCtgctggtggacgcgtcgtcgacgcgatggctCCCGAACTACGACGGGAggaacgacgaggacgagggagcggcggcggggaagaccggcgagaagaagaagaccggtgagaagaaggcgacgacgacgacgcagggCGAGAAGCTCCTGCGGCTGCTGTGCGCCAGGCTGGACGCGGGGACGGAGGAGTGCCGGATGTCGGACGCGGACATCTGCGCGTTGGCGCTGACGTGGCTCGAGTTGGTCTCGGTCGATCCCGCGAtgtacgcggcggaggcggcgtttCTTAAGCGAACCGCGAGGCTGTgcgatccggcgacggcgccgcgcgagctgagggagatggaggacgtacgggcggcgcgtgagGATGCGAAACGGTCGAAAacggccgacgcggacgccgccgcgcgagccgccgcgaacgacgggacGCGAAGACCGGGGGGCGAAACGGTCGAAAAAACGgtcggcgttcgcgccgcgttcgcgagtccgccgtcggcgcggcgcgcgaggaggtcctcggcgtccgcccccgccgccgccgccgccgcgagggacggcgAAGCGTTCGCCACCCCGGCTCCCCGTCCGACGgaaggcggcgcgacgaggacaccGTCGACTCGCGCCCGCTCCTCGAAGAAGGGAAGGAGCGTcgagccggcgtcggcggttgagcccgcggcggcggatgtcGAAGAAACGGTCGGAAAAacgatcgcgggcgcgggcgaacgcgcctccgaggacgccgccgacgcgaggggcgcgctggaggcggtggacgacgccccggTTCCATCCGTTTCTCggggagacgacggcggcggcggcggcgacggcgcgagcgatggtgcggacgacgacgaggttgatccccgcgctcgcgcgtgttcgttccttcgccgcgtcgcgctccgacACGCGTCCGAaccccccgcgtccctccgcgcgcgcgagctcttctgcatcggcgacgcgtccgtgcgATACCTCCGATCgaaggcgcaggcggcgccgaggctgtgcGTGGAGCAGGCGATGGATAACCCGCGAGGAGTTTTAGGCTGCGCGTGTTGCCCGATGGACGGGGGACCGTCGGAGACGCTCCCGGACACGTGCTGCGCGTACACGCTGCTGCAGGACAtgggggacgccgcgaacgtgcACGAGTGGTTCAGGGAGTTCTGCGAGACGAACGAgcccgcgacgggggtgccgcggggggcgaggacggcggcgaagggagGGAGAAGCGGGAAGGGGAGGGGGAAGAAAACGTCGcgagtcggcgccggcgcggtctcCTCGCTCTTCTCGCTGGCagcgcccggcgacgacggggggaacggcgacggcgacggcgacggcgacggcgacggcgatgatggcgacgacgacgacgataaGAAGGAGAAGGGCACCTTTCACCTCGAACGATCGCGGCTGTGGGAGCTGCAGGCGCGGTTCacccgagccgtcgccgagatTGAATTTCTCGGCGTGGGGCGGCCGGTGAAGCGACGGAAGGTTGAGTACATGCAGCGCACCGCGTTCCCGCTGGACAAACTCCTGGGCGGGGACGACTag
- a CDS encoding predicted protein produces MGGGFCSTAAVQLQYMAFHTSFDFAHATTGVSFENWSRLHQAVVGTCNGVEYNSGGRTAGSLGGCPTIVSHDGTVGDFHAHMQACPGQSRALALMVNGGPLGEKHNLIHAINRLMQEVLDAFEAKEAEFDAKQAEELKALIEEHTQSAELLEAESDKNENVMI; encoded by the coding sequence atgggcggcgggttcTGCTCGACCGCTGCAGTGCAGCTCCAGTACATGGCCTTTCACACGAGCTTTGATTTTGCACACGCCACAACCGGTGTAAGTTTCGAAAACTGGAGCCGCCTACATCAAGCCGTGGTCGGGACCTGCAATGGCGTCGAATATAACTCTGGAGGTAGGACCGCAGGAAGCCTGGGTGGCTGCCCGACCATTGTCTCGCACGATGGTACCGTAGGCGACTTTCACGCACATATGCAAGCGTGCCCAGGGCAGAGCAGGGCGTTAGCGTTAATGGTGAACGGTGGGCCCCTCGGCGAAAAGCACAACCTGATCCACGCCATCAACAGGCTGATGCAGGAGGTGCTGGACGCCTTTGAGGCAAAAGAGGCCGAATTTGACGCAAAGCAGGCGGAAGAACTCAAAGCCTTGATCGAAGAGCATACACAATCCGCAGAACTGTTGGAAGCGGAGAGTGACAAGAATGAAAATGTGATGATTTGA